The Athalia rosae chromosome 4, iyAthRosa1.1, whole genome shotgun sequence DNA segment gtCACTTGGAATGGGCAAGATACGTCCGCcttgctctccgtaccagccgtggtgcatggaagtgaggtggacgttgagctcgaagacgtcgcgtcgaagaggatcACCGACCGTCACGCCACAAATTTCATGTATATCGTCAAcccttttcatttccattcccTTCGCTAATTCGAATAGGAGGATGCGATTTTGAATTGCATTCCTTCGATTCCTATtagcaaaaatatttcaagtctgacgctgctcgcgcggTTATACAGCGCGAGGACGAGGAATCGCACGATCTGTGTTTGCTTGATTTATGTTTTGTGTCGTCCCTAGGGGTcctaagaaatttttaaaaacaataactagcgtgacttgccatcttgcaaggcgctttaAAAACTTGACTGATTTTGGTGGCGGGAATATGTATTGAGTGGTTTTCTTTCAGGAAtttagtgaaaaataaaaatccaagtTTCGTCGCTGCTACTCCGATGCGCGCGGACTTGGCACTTAAAACATACGTTGAAACGCTTTAAATGCGTTTAAAacccaaaaaccgaacaattgtaaGTCATCAAGTCCCTCCTTCACACCTTTTTGTGAGCGGGGGGCTTGAATTCCACGCGATTAATTTTAAGCTTCCGACACAAAACTTCAGCCTTCCGATTCTTAGCTTTAAAACCCAGAGactgaaaaattgtaaggaatcaAGTTTCTCCATCGCACTTTTTTTGTGCGTGGGGCTTGAAGTCCACGCGATTAATTACGGTATAGTTTTCTATCATAATCTTGAGtagtaattaaattttatcataGACCCTAGTTTTGAGTTTCATATTTAATACTTATCACATTTTCTTATCGTTTGTTCGCTTTGATTACTGACCAGATTTTGTTCACAGGCTGCCTCTGGTTACTAATGAGCTACCTTTTGTGTTACAGAATGAATCAGTATTTCACACACTTAATTGTACTttatcataaaaaataaaaaaagtatatcaAAAGTCGCTACAGATTATAAAATTctgcgtacatacctatgtataatattgcAAATTTCGTAAATTAGTTttgtgaaaaacaaattttatgCAACGTTTGACAACGAAACAGAGGGTATATTTGGATCGATCAACTCGCAAACGAAACCAAACTTTTTTTCGCAGCTTATGTCATTTAGCAGTCCGTCTCTGCCAATAGATCCGCACTTTTCATCCCCATAAAGATTGTTAGGCTCCGTCGGTTGCCACCGAAAGTAACCCGTATTTTCCAACGGTTCTCCGTGTATCGTTAGAAAATTGTCACCCTCGGTATTCCGAAAGAATCCAATCAGAGCGTACCCCGAATGAGTCGATCCTTGGTGATAGGGTGATTCCCTGAATAATCGTCGAATAACGTCAGCTTCGTCTGCAGAATTGATTATCGCTAGGTTACCACCCTCTTCTTCGCAAATCGTTTGTGCGTCCCTCCACTTTGCCACATTATCGTGTATTTTATGTCCACCGATTCCGGGCGTGTATCTGCAAAATCCCCAGTCTTGTTTTGCTCGTTTTCCTTAGAGGCGAATTCGAACAAATCTTCGTTCGTTATCGTTTGGTTTGgtttaatttactttttacttaCCTGTAGTCGCTTCGTATTTCTTGAGTTCTTTGCGGAGGAAATATGAGCGATGCgtcgatgatgaaaatttttgcaatcaCGAGAAAGAAAGTTGTTAAAAACGAGGGCGACATTGTTTGCGGCTCGATTATTCGTCGGATGTTGATCGAGTGAATGTTATGTGAGAAACTATCGGATGAGGAAAATCATACGAGTATTTATACGACATATTGAAGGGGGGAAATTGACATTTTGACCCGATGCTGCCATTCGAATCAATGagctatttatttttcattaatgtAACATAATTGATGCGCTGGATGTGTCGTGTTTCAATATATCTGTGGTCGGTAgtcttctttgattttttctctttgcatGGActcgtcgatgatttttcatttttattttctatacttTCAAGATTGACGATCGATGTCGTcggaatataaatttcatattAACGTTTGCAAATTATTgcttttcagaaaaaaaaaaaaaaaattcactgcgTATACGTAGACCGCAGCGTGCGTAAATTGCTTTATAACCATATCGAACTTCTGCCCTCGTGATCGTTGGTCATTCAATTCGTTATCAATTTCAGCCgcaattttctcttcgtttttcatgATTGAGTTATATGGAGGAGAAcgatattgtacgtatatcggcATCGCGTTGCGtcaggaatagaaaaattcctGCGTTTGCTCAAAGTTTATTaaggaattcaaaattttgaagcccattatttttcaaaaactcatCATGCGAACAACGCTGTCTGGTACCAGtggatgaaataatttgaCACAACTTGATGggccatttttttcgaaatattaacCTTGCAACATTTTGAATCacgattttcggaattttcaaagaggaaaagagagaaaaatcggtTCTCGCGATCGGGCTCTCAACAGCTGTTCTTATTTCCCTAGTGCACGCAGTTACAAATACAATTCGAGGGTGGGCAAATCGGACCCGTTAACTGCACGCCTGAAACTAAAACTgtatttcaatcatttttttattcaaaattatcaGGAACGTGAAGCGCACAGTCAGTgctaaataattttcatacgttACCTTCGTTGACTTCCGGTATTTCGCAAGCAAAAGCGAAAGGCTTATCGCACGAAATGTCGTTTAATTTACCGTGAAAAACGAGAGCACCGCAATCTTCGTTACCAAAAGCGTTATTCGGTTCGGTATCGTACCACTCGTTGAATCCTGTTTCCGTTAACGGTTCGTCGTGAACTGTTACGAAGTGACCTTCTTCGAAAAGATCGTGAAAACCCAACAGAATATGATTAGAATCCGTCGAACCATTGTGCGGTTTTGAAGAACCGTAGAGATTTAGAATCGCTTGTAATTCGGGGCGAGAATTTATTACGGCCAGGTAACCACCTTCTTCTTTGCATATTATTCGAGCTCGATTCCACGTCGTAGCTTGCTTGTGAATCTTGTGACTACCGATACCAGGCGTGCGTCTGAACGTCGAGAAATAATTCGTATTAATTATTGAGCATATcgaatggaaaattatttttcaaatttacactATGGCGTCGtcgctttttaattttttgcaacGCATTTGCAGTGATGAATGAAATCGTCGCTGACACATGGAGATAATGAAgaacgaaagattttttttcaacttacaCGTATCCGTCAGCCTGAATAGGTGATACTTGGGTTTGCTGAGAAACAGGTACACTGCCAAAAATGTGGAACACTTGCGCGAAAATTACGAAGGATATGAAAAAGTGCAACATGTTTGTTGGTTCGTTAAATGAAAGTACTCTGTACGAAGTATGTTGCGCGAATGATTCAACTACATTTTCATTCAGTTTATTTTAGTTTTGGGATTTTTATACAACTCTATCGTACGTATCGTATGTaaataagtacgtacgtacatgattATCGATATCTCGTCCCAGTATAACCGAGACGAATGAATTCTGAGAAACAGATACTCTGGGATTAATCAGAGGCCTCTTGATCCGAAACATggttttataataaattagaaaaaaaaatacatacagaTGTATATTCGAAATgatattttgtcatttttattcattacaaATTTTTACATCCAAAGATCATAATCGCTGTGCGagaaatgataaatttcacGACTACATTAATATCGTCATTCGACACTCGTTATGAAAGAGGAAGTACGTTCAGATCACTCAATTCGCAAATAAAtgcgaacttttttttacaatgtATGTCATTTAACAATCCATCGGAGCCAACTGATCCGCAATTTTCACCCCCGTAGAGATTGTTCGGTTCCGTAGGTTGCCAAAGAAAATAACCCGAGTTTTCCAAAGGTCGTCCATCTACTGTTAAAAAACCGTTTCTCTGAGGGTTCCGATAAAATCCAATCAATGCATATGACGAGTGATATGATCCAGGGTGACGAGGCGATTCTCTAAATAGTTGTTTGATCACTTCAGCCTCAGCTGCAGAATTAATTGTCGCTAGATTACCACCTTCACCTTCACAAATCGTTTGTGCGTCCTTCCATCTTGCCACATCGGTGTGCAATTTATGGGCACCGATACCAGGCGTATATCTGGTGAAATTTTCGACATCCTCGGgtcaaatttgaataaattatcgacgaGAATCTATGCGTTATATTCACTTTTAttcgtattttgatttttttttttttaactcacgTGTAGTCAGTTCGTAATCCTTGAGCTCGTGGTGGCAGCATCATGGGTGAACCGTtggtgtagaaaattttccccgTCATGAGGATACAGAATATAACATGCGTTTGTAAcattttcgataattattctatTATATTCCCTTTTCCCGATGTTAGCCAACGAATTTCTGTATAAGAAACTGTGAAAAATTGCAGTTCACGAATCTATTTATTGTAacaccatagatatattaaaCTATATGGTAACGCAGTATAAAAAGAGGGATTGACATTCTGACCTATGATACGTTTCAATCAATAATTGTAAACTTATTTGTCTCCCGTAAATTCAATAGGGTATTTGTTTTCTCGTTGagagaaatttctttctttctttctttcttgtaCTCTTTGTTGTAGATAGTCCTCAGTTGGGAAAAGTGTTGTGACAGTTGagagatttgaattttattggtCAACATAATTTTATCCTCTCAATTTTAATCTGTCTgctaattatttatatcgGGGTTTATCGGTACATCAAATACGTGTGTTTTACCCACAAAACAATCTGTAAAGTGTAGATAAAGCATGAACAGAGGAAAAACACTTCATCTTTTGACCTGCAGTTCATATAAAAGTTTAACATAAAATTCATGGTTCTCCACAATGATGTTACGACGAATACGAAGCTGGGAAATTGGAGAAGATCAGGAAATTTTATATAGAAAAAAGCGTctgttccttttattttatataaacattataccatagatatattgaacatatctatggtctttgctcatttttcgagggatttcggaagatttcggagtcaaaaaaaaccaaagactatagtctttgctcattttccgaaggattttggaagattttggagtcaaaaaacaccaaagactatagtctttgctcatttttcgaggaattttggaaaattttggagtcaaaaaacaccaaagactatagactttgctcattttttgagggattttgaaggattttggagtcaaaaaacaccaaagactgtagtctttgctcatttttcgagggatttgggaagattttggagtcaaaaaacaccaaagactatagtttttgctcatttttcgagggattttgaaggattttggagtcgaaaaacaccaaagactatagtctttgctcattttccgagggattttggaagattttggagtcaaaaaacaccaaagactatagtctttgctcatttttcgaggaattttggaagattttggagtcaaaaaacaccaaagactatagactttgctcattttttgagggattttgaaggattttggagtaaaaaaacatcaaagactatagtctttgctcattttttgagggattttggaagattttggagtaaaaaaacagcaaagactatagtctttgctcatttttcgagggattttgaaggattttggagtcgaaaaacaccaaagactatagtctttgctcatttttcgagggattttgaaggattttggagtcgaaaaataccaaagactatagtctttgctcatttttcgagggattttggagtcgaaaaacaccaaagactatagtctttgctcatttttcgagggatattgaagg contains these protein-coding regions:
- the LOC105690001 gene encoding hemolymph lipopolysaccharide-binding protein-like codes for the protein MLQTHVIFCILMTGKIFYTNGSPMMLPPRAQGLRTDYTYTPGIGAHKLHTDVARWKDAQTICEGEGGNLATINSAAEAEVIKQLFRESPRHPGSYHSSYALIGFYRNPQRNGFLTVDGRPLENSGYFLWQPTEPNNLYGGENCGSVGSDGLLNDIHCKKKFAFICELSDLNVLPLS
- the LOC105690000 gene encoding uncharacterized protein LOC105690000: MLHFFISFVIFAQVFHIFGSVPVSQQTQVSPIQADGYVRTPGIGSHKIHKQATTWNRARIICKEEGGYLAVINSRPELQAILNLYGSSKPHNGSTDSNHILLGFHDLFEEGHFVTVHDEPLTETGFNEWYDTEPNNAFGNEDCGALVFHGKLNDISCDKPFAFACEIPEVNEASSDSFSHNIHSINIRRIIEPQTMSPSFLTTFFLVIAKIFIIDASLIFPPQRTQEIRSDYRYTPGIGGHKIHDNVAKWRDAQTICEEEGGNLAIINSADEADVIRRLFRESPYHQGSTHSGYALIGFFRNTEGDNFLTIHGEPLENTGYFRWQPTEPNNLYGDEKCGSIGRDGLLNDISCEKKFGFVCELIDPNIPSVSLSNVA